The genomic interval GCAGTTGCACATAATACATTAAGTTTTCTGTAGTCTctattgcttttcttgtttgttcaGTAAATTCTATGTCTGTGGCACAATAAAAATAACGTTCCGCAAAGAGtgttgaaaaatatatttcttgcaGCATCAAGGAATTAGTATTTATAGTAATCAGGCATTTTCAGCAACAGACTGTACTTTGTGCATTAAAGTTCAAATTCAGATGGTGGAAATTCCACTGGAGTAGCTTTGCTTATAGGTAGTAAGAACTGCAGTTAGCGTCACTGCATCTGTTAACTGAATTGTTTGGTTTCCTGATTCATGAAAGCTGGTTCTTTCAGTTCTGATCTACAGTGTTTTGCCCTTTCATATCAATGCTACTACATGTGATCTCTTACTAGGTGAAAGCTAATCACCTGTCTTGCATTTGCGGCATTGATCTTACCAACTTTCTGTAATAACAAAGCTTTGCTGGTGTCTGCAGAGGTGTAAGACTAAAAGGAGCTCTTTCCATATGACCAGAAGTGAATGCAGTGCATGAAGTTGACAGGTACAACAGGAAGATTTCAGAGTTGGTTTATAAGCTAGTTCGCATTCTTGTTTGGGAACCTGAGCAACCTTCCGAATAATTGCATTGAGTTTATTTGCCTGGTTTCACCATCATTTCTTCCCACTTTTGCTTGCAGGTTAGTcatctgctccagctccagAGAGAATCAGAACAATGTCCTACGTTTTTGTAAACGACTCTTCCCAGACAAATGTGCCACTGCTGCAGGCTTGCATTGATGGAGATTTTAACTATTCCAAGCGACTGTTAGAGAGTGGTTTTGACCCAAATATTCGTGACAGCCGAGGCCGAACTGGCCTTCACcttgctgcagccagaggaaaTGTAGACATCTGTCAACTCTTGCATAAATTTGGTGCTGACCTACTAGCCACTGATTACCAAGGTAACACAGCTCTTCACCTGTGTGGACATGTGGATACCATCCAGTTCTTAGTTTCTAATGGCCTTAAAATTGATATTTGGTaagtcacctttttttttttttgttacagtacatattttataatatattaaTCTTCTGTTACCAGAGCCTTGCATGTAAATCTGCTGTTGCTGAAATGCTACATTTGGTGCAATTCAACTTTTTTAAGGTATCACtcaataaaaccacaaaataagaAGGCAGGAAGACAGTAAGAGGCCACTTGTGCTAGTCTGTGCAACAAGTAAAGCAAGTAAAAATAGCAGCTGCTGGTGTGTGCTGGTGTGTCTAATTCTGCCTCACTGATGACACTGCTACCCTGGTTTGGCCAGACAGCCAGGTGTGGGTGGTTGGCACCAAAGAAAAAATCACATTGACTACTCTAAAAGAATTTCCTCCACCACAGTTctattgttttaattgttgTACTGTataacacaaagaaaatacagtatatGTGTGTGTCAGTTCATTCCCGTACTCCTTTGGTAACAATGCttcctttcagtattttccCCTCCTGCAAAGTCTATGACTCAGTCcttcttttaaatattgtatattcttttccttctggcttCCAGCAGCTGTCAGATGCCAGGACTCAGATGTAAACTCTCAAGCTGCAAAATAACTAGCTGTTTCATTGCAgtaaatgaattattttgtttatggAACTTTCTGCATATTCACAATGAATGCAAAAAACAGTAGTAACTTTGAAATCTTGGGAGTTTTTTAAACTGTCACTTTTTTTACCTGTCCCTCATTAATGTTTTCAACTCAGCAAAACTGGTTATTGGCAGACCAGTTTCTTTATGGGTTGTGgcttggttgggtttttttcctaatttcaaaCAACTCTGGTGAAAATCCCTGGTCTAAAGACAGTATTGGTCCTGTTCAGTGTTAATTTAATAGTAGTAGAGGGAccatctgtattttatttcattttttcctgatgtcCTAATACCCACATGGAAAAGGAACTGAGGAACCAGATTGCACAATTCCTTCTTGAAATTAAGCTTAAACTTGAACATTGCCATAAGtgtactgtttattttttgttataaCACCCAGAGATTCCAGTTAGGTTAGCGTactaggaatttttttttattatttagagGAAAAGGAATTGTGCAATTTCAGACTTGTACTGATTTTCCTCTATAGCCTATTACACTGTAACTTGTGTAGAAAGGAATTTCTTACTGTCTGACAGAAAGTAGTTCTGAGGATTTACTAAATTATAAAGTGATAAAGTGTTATGCCGAGTTGTTAcaaaatttctgtattaaaagtttcttttcttcttgtgccCTTTTGTGGGGTTATTTTAGCAATCACCAAGGTGCAACACCACTTGTTCTTGCAAAACGAAGGGGCGTGAATAAAGATGTGATTAGACTGTTGGAATCTTTAGAGGAGCAAGAGGTGAAAGGATTTAACAGAGGAGCTCACTCAAAGCTGGAAACAATGCAGACTGCTGAAAGTGAAAggtatttacaaaacaaaaataattactagGAGAAATAATGTTTATGGCTTTTAGGTTTTTGTGATTGACTTGATTGTTTATTCCTCAAAACAGATAATATAAAATTCGGCCTggtcaaaataaaattttaaattttggaaaaatctctttaaacagatcaaatgtaagaaaaaaagaactttttctaTTGAGGTTTCCATTTTATggtggaaatttaaaaaaataattactcatTTTCCATTAGACTTCCCCAGATAGATACTTCTATGACTTATCACAAAGCCAAGGGGAAAATGGggtgaaatgcaaaatgtcagTATCACAGGCTGACCTAACATCCTTTTGATAAGGTGGACTGTCTGTGCAAAGAAGTGATAGCAAACTTTTCATCTATCTGAACTTGAATAAAGGATTTTATATGGTCCTATATTTGTACTTTTTATCAGTAGTAGTCCTGGAAAAGATGGAGAATAAAATACGAATTTCGTGGTTGCTGAAGAGATAGTTAAAGGAGAGCTGAAGATTTCAGGAAAATTGCTGACAATTTCAAGGAAAGTATTAGGTTAGAGGAAAGTTGCTAATGAATTCCTAAAGGCCTGGTTCTGGGACTGTGCTTTACACTTTTCATAAATTATACTGTCATAGAAAGTAGTTAGTGTTAGTGATACTAAGAAGTGAGATACAGGCAGCCCAGAGGAAAATGCAGATGGCATAGACAAAAACCTGGAATGACAAGGGAGAGGAAATTGGTAGGAATAAATTGTGATTCAGTAGCACAAAATGCAACTTCATTTACCTAAAGCTGTATGCTGTAAAATGGAAGTTCCTCAGTGGAAAATGAGAGTATGGGAGAAAAGGCTTGATGTATTAGTCAGTTCCAGGAGTTGATGCTACCCTCAAAAAGACAATGAAGTCCTACAAAACGCAGAACGAGGTATTTCCACTACATAAAGAAAACTGTCAGTGCTGTTGTTAAAAGCAACAGTAACTTTTGATGTGTAGTACATTTTATAATACTGTTTAGCCCCATTCAGAAAAGTTTAATTTATCCTTTAAGAAGCATGGAAAAGCACTGCTTCCGTGCTCAAGGGAACAGAGCGTCTCCTTATGAAAGGAGGCAACTAGAGCTCATTTTAGCCTGGCAGAGTGAAGGCTGAGAGATACATGGTTGCTGACAagaaatactggttttgaacaacataaaataactgaagacaaaaaataatgataGCGCACAAGCCAAAGAATACAGATAAACGACAAATACTTCTTTCGATTGAAAATTGGGAGTGTTTTTTTACAATGAGCTTCCAAGACAGCCTTCTTGTAGATTTCAATGAGGCAAGAAGCCTTGCAGGTTTCAGAGGAGGCTAATTCTCTTGCAAAACTCATTGAATTGCCAGTAAACATGAAAGAACGTGGGACTGAGATTAATAATGCAAGAGATCTTTCCAGTActgctttgtttggttttggtgttttggttttttttaattgttatttgtATTGGAAATAGGATACTAATATTGTTTGAAGTACTTGTTCTTATACTGAATTTATTAAaaggtatgattttttttctattgtctGATAATGATCATGAACTGTGACCGCTGGAACATTATATCACAAAAGACAGGGAGTTTTGTCACATAGTTGTTGCTCAGTTTGTGTCAAAATGTACACAGCCTGTTCTGTAAATGAGAATTAAACTATGTAGGTggactttttatttaaattgagtaaacagaaaaggcaaaccccccaaaaattacagaaatcatGCCATATACTCCCAGTGAGCAAACTGGAAGTTCTTTCTTACACATCAGGTGACCCTACACATCAGAGAGACTGTTTTAAgcactgaaatagaaaatttaaTATTATTCTGAAAATTACATAAGTATAAATGATAAGAATTTTTGCATATTTCCTTTCTGACTTAACTAAATTGTATTGAAAGTTGCTTGTcacacagaaatgcatttatgctggttttgtttaaacatATGGGCCAACAGCTCAGCCCCATTTAAATTCcgatttttttatttgatagtGTCCCTTTAATGAACATAGCTTCCTTTCTGTTATTTGACCTTCATAAATGTTACATTGTTTGCTTTGGCAAGGAAGTCAGCAGCTCTCCTTGGGGAGAGGCACAGAGACATAAACAGTGCACTACCCAGCTTGTTTGTGAACTtgtttaaaatgtctgaaatacattacttttaaaataacaaatagcagatgcctacagcagcaaaagcaagcGAGCTTGtgtgctgtttgctttgtaaataaataatgtctTTGTAACAGTTGGTTTTTCAGACCTCCACAGTTTCACTCCTCCCTCTTAgtattattttcacattttagagACACTTAGATGAATGTCTTCTGTCGTCGTTGTCCCCCACCACCCCAACTGTCTTACATTATGTATGAACCTACAGAGAAATAATGGTTGCTCTTTCTAAAAACAGTCTCTGACTTAAGTTTTCGGCTCCTTATTACATGcagttgctgctgctctggaagCAGAGGCCAAAGCTAGGTTCCCAAGtccaatttattttcacttgctttGCACTCCTCCCGGTGAGGAGTGGCActgtgctggcaggaggcagagctcgCTCTGTCTTTCAGCACAGAGAATCGTGGCCATCTACACAGCCCAGCACAACCCGTGACTGTGCCCACAAGTGCAAATGTGAACATCCAAATGTGAACTTCCATGTTGTGTGGGAAACAGAAGACGACATCTGTCTGGGCTCTGTGGCACAAACTCTTCTGTAGGATGCATTACTGCATTACTATTTCTTAAGCAGCTGTAATTCGtgataagaaaaaatatcttgaatAACGTTGATTTTAATTGGGTTGTAATATAAAATCGCAAGTGTTTTCTGTGTACCCTTTTCTATTTAATGAGTAAGCATGTGATCTTTTCACTTAAACTGCATTGCACCTTTATTTAACCTCTCTGTGGTTATGTATTAACTAGTTAGTACTTAATGAGTGAGTAGTTCTGTTCTGCACCAATGGCTGTCTTGTATTAAACCCTTCATTTTGCTTGGGAAATCATAATAAGCAAGGAAGATGACTAAATCCTGCAGCTATGGGCAAGCAAAAATAGCTTTACAgcaaaaaacagttaaaaaccaaaaaagacaaGCTCTTTAATAGGCAATTTCAGAAATCTTCTGCACGTGATGCTGCAATACTTAACAAGCTATGAGAGTTTAGGCTAATTATTCTTCAGTGGCTGTACTTCCTAAGAAAAAATACCACATGAATAGCATGAAGTTTTCCTGTTGTGTAATCTTAGATTCATAAATGAGACCTTTTTGTGATAACAATCATTTGTCGATTTATAATTGCCACTAAGAACAACAGCATTTCTACAATTAGTTTTGACTTGGACATTACTTTtccctgaaatgttttcttttgttattgcGATAAGAGATATCTAGTAATATGGTAACTGAAAGCAATtagaagggaggggaaaattgtttttttctgcttaccTTCTGCTATTGACATCATTGTTACGTAGCTGGTTTCACTATTTCCTTTCCATGCTTGTCAGAGCCCAATCCTGTAAACACCTGTGTAATTTCACTCAAGTGAGTAGTAGGACTGTGCAGATGGCTAAAATTTTTCATAGGTGAAATCAAGTGATGAGaaagttttcctgttttttctgagctttttcATACAGCAACAGAGGTTTCCTGTTATAAACCAGTTGTGAAACCAGCAAAATTGGGAGGGTGATGCAAGAAGCCATGCGGTATATGAAACAACTTAGGTTTGCCAAGATGACTGCCTCattataattttgtatttctttctcatttgaaaGTGAGAGTTCCAGTCCCTAATTTATATTCAGACAATTTGAGGGGGCCTGATGGGTTGGTAGTGGAATGTTAAAACATCAAAGCAGTTGCTGAACGCCATATGGCAGAAAACACAACAGTGCCAACTTGTCTTGAAGATCAGAAAGTTTCTGAACTATTTGTTATCCAGATTTATTGTTTGCTGTGGTATTTTTATGCTAGAGAAGAGGCCTCTCTAATAGACTTGCAGATCACTACAGAGTTCAGAATCTAAATTATATGGGTTAAAGTTTCCATTTTATTCATcggattttatttttgaatcataatttgttttattaacaAGAGCTGTGACCCTTGAGGTTTTAGCTTATACTTCATTAGATGTCACTAAGCCATATTTAGTAGGAATTAAAGATTGACTTTTGAAGGCTTCCAGGTGGCAAGCCTGCAAAATTTACTGCAGTTATACAGATGCAAATACCATTCTCTTTACACAGATTAATCAAACATCCTTTCAGCTAAAATTAAGTTTCAAGTTAGGAGTCTTTTCCTGATTTGCTTTCTCTTGATTTAGCAGAGGCAATGCTATAAATCTGCAGGTGGTTTAGTTTTTAACTTGGAATGTTGCAGTTGCTCTTAGTAGGATTACTGTCATACTTAAAGGTGCATTCTTTTGCtctgatgtatttttaactttaatCCTTCGTAGTGCGATGGAAAGCCATTCCCTCCTTAATCCAAACCTACAGCAAGGTGAAGGAGTTCTTTCCAGTTTCCGCACAACATGGCAAGAGTTTGTGGAAGACCTGGGCTTCTGGAGGGTACTGCTCCTCATCGTTGTCATTGCTCTTCTGTCACTTGGAATAGCATACTATGTTAGTGGGGTGCTTCCTTTTGTAGAAAACCAGCCTGAGCTGGTGCACTGAAGCAAATGCAAAGAAGTGCACCATGCTTTTCCCTGTTCTAATCTTATTTTGAGTTCTTGGAATTACTCTTTTGGtgcaggcagtggcagctgtATATACTGTTTGCCTTTTGTACTTATTATTAACCCCTTCGAAAGGGATTAATTCATTTCAAGTAAAACACTAAATTCTAAAGCATTCCTAAGCTACCTCTGACTTACCTTGACTTGCAAGCAAGATGAAAGATAATTCTCTCTGTTGATAAAATAATATGATTAGGGAGGGCCTTTCATAATGAATATTAAATTCCTGGGCATGAAAATTATCTCTTAGTACGGAAccaaattgaaataattttccccaTGAAGAGAGGTAAATCtattgttggatttttttgtgtgtgcttcacttgaaacaaaaatactctTTTAAAAGTCCTCCTCAAGAAATCCGAATAATATAATAATGCATTCTGATACATAGACAGTAACAAGCTGCATAGTTCTTTTAATGCCTCCCCATAGTTTTATATCTGCTAGTTTATAAAAAGGACAAGACATAGTTCTGGTTTTACTATGTCTTTAATGTATAGATCACTCCTTTATTTATTAGGTTAATGTAGTATTTCTTCCCCAGATTAATTTGATGTTGTTAATACCTGCCTGAAGTAAATTTTGTAGAACAAAGCTGTTTGTTGTGCTTTGGAAGTAAAGTTGTTTCAGCCTTAGGCtgaaaatttttcctttttgttgaaATGTTACTAAGCAAACCTTTGTTTGTAagggtgtttaaaaaattatttaggtgTTCTGCTCTGTATATAATAATTCTGTAAGGTGATTGTCTTTGTGAAATACGTCATGAAGgaaaattttttcttcatcccacaaGGACCAGACTGAGCTATATAATTGtattgttttcatgtttgtggAGAGGACTTGATTGAATAGAATTCCTTTCTagaattgttttccatttcagtttttctcagaCAGCACTTACAGGcttatgaattattttctgaatatgCAGAATTatagtatttaaaatgttaatatttagGAACACTGTATGAAATGAAATCTTGACCTATTCTGTACTTAGCTGTGAAATCCTTTGTTTGTGAAGACCCTAGGGCTATGAATCAGTTAGATACTCTTATGAAGGCTTGAAAGGTACTAGTTGGAGGTTTTCAAAGAAAGCAGATTCTTTCCTCCCATGCTGAATAGACATCTAACTCTTTTTGTTTCCATTGCCttgaaaaagccaaacaaaatgAATACTGCAAACCTAAGgaatcaattttattttttattatttaaccACTCCTAAATAGTTGCTACGTAACAtcaaacatttataaaattgTAAATGACAATAAGTATTGATAGAAGTAACCTACTTCTCTCTGTTCtgctatatttttctttcttgtcatgGGTTTGAGTGAGGAGGGTTGTTGTCTTAGTTTTGATGTGTGAGCTGGGTCCCATTCTAAATTGtgtctgaataattttttatctCATTTCTTAAGTTAGAGGTTAATGAAATGATATTTTTCTAGCAGCGGCGatgctgcagagaggaaagcctcttaaaaaaacccacaaaacaaaaaaacagagtATACTCCTGAATATTTCAGTTATTGTACATCTGTTCatgaacagagaaaaacaaactcaTAGTATACCTAAATTTCATAGTATACCTAAATAGACTGAAATCTAAATAAGTACAGTTCGGATAATAATACTCTGTATCTTGAATAATCATGTTGTCTTTCAGTATGTATTATCTGCATAATTTGTAATTGTATTCTTAGTATGGATGAATGCcacaaataaatatatgtagtaaatgtgttttgttttattactacAGTAGTGCAGTGGTAATGATGCTACCCCATTTCtctgagtttatttttctgttgtgtattGATAATGAACATTTCAGAAGCAGGGAGGTTCCCTCCCTGAGAAATGGCAACCACGCTGTTTGTATAAATGAGGTTTTAGAGCAGTTTCTTTAGATttgcctgttttattttcagtattgttaCTACATTCAAGTTGCTGTCTGGCTGTCTCTCTCTTATCTAAGACTTCAGGTACTGAATATGTGACCTAGAGACCCCTCGAGATTTAAGACTACCTATGAGGGGGTACAAAATGTAACCAGGAAAACCAAGCTTGAGTCTTAAGTAGCCTTTCCTGCTTGCTGTACTCAGTTTATGCTGTATGCATAAGCAGTTTGAGCTACGCATTGAAAAGATTCGAAAAATCACATGTATGTTCCAAATTAACGTGTCACTTTTTAAACCCAAAGAAATCCAAAGCACTGTTTGAACTTCACTGTGTAATGACTGCTACTCTTTGAAATAAGGACGTGGTAAATGTCTGACTAAAAGAGGAGTTTGTTCTGTATACACCTCTGTTATAGAAAAAGGACACCTGCGCCTTTcaatatatttataaacattaatGACTTCCTTTTCAAAGGTTGATTCTAAAGAATGACTTTACCTCCTGTACATGGGATTTAAGGAATACAATCTGTCTTACAGGAACAAAAAGAGGAGTTTAGCCTACTTCCTCCCGAAGCTGTTGTCATAGGGAGTTTCACTGTTTCAGCATAATAACACAGTTCAGTTCACATTGTCTGTAGGTCAGtaagatttcttttatttattattgcaGTTGGTGTCTAGATACCTTGATCCAGGGACTCCGTTTTGCTAGGCGCTCTTAAAATCCAAGACAGATTGTTGTCTTGAGCTGTGTTCAGACTAGTAAGCTGAAATCAATGTGGAATTGAGAGAGAAAACAATCCTGGAGGGCTGAAGTGATTTGTTCCCAGTGTCATGAAACAGCTTGGTAGACAAGATAGTGCAAGGTAGACCAGAGTGTAAAATGGATACACATAGGCCACTCTGCAGTGGGCCGTCCCTCTCATTTGGTTTCACATTTATTCCATGGCAAGATCATACTATCTTACTTCATAGTGATTTGTTCATGTAGCGTATCTTTTTGTCTTCaaggatttctgttttcactcATATTGGTAGTTTGCTTTGTGTAGAAGGGGATGATCTGTTGCGTGACTGTCATGGGCAGGTATTGTTTCTGGTTGTCACAATACAACAGGTATTTCATTACTGGACGTGATCTGGCGCTGTGAGGTATATATCATCATGAAAAGCTCCTGTGAGAGAAGGAACATGGTTTCACTTCAAAGTATTGAAACAGAAGATCTGGGCAGTTTCTGCGTCTGGAGCAGATCTGGAATTTGTTTTTAGCATGAGTCAACTAATCTCTCTGGCTGTTTTTATTACCGTAAGTAAGTAAAACTGATCAACTTGCCAGTGTATTGTAGATGGGCTAGGTAGTTCTTTTTCTAATCAAAATATGTTTGGTCATAATTCATTCGTGTGATGCAAATTAAGTAATTTATTCAGAAATTCCATCGCGTCATTTTAAAGTAGTACTAGAAAGTACAAATTGCAAGTGAAAACTTTCctgcaaactaaaaaaaaaaaaggtgatagTGTTTGTTGTCATattcagaattttcaaaagtCTAGCATATACTTACATGTTATCTGAAGTTGACTTttaacagaattaatttcttcctcagctgaCACACAAGTTAAGTTGTTTCTGAAGTTGTTCCCATTTCTGAAGACAGTGCTTtgttaaattaatatttaaatttctgGTTAGAATAAGTCTTAAATGATGTGAGAATTAGGTCAGAATGCTCTTCCTTTGTTCAGTGTTCTTTTCTTACATCTCAACATTAATCCTTGTAGATTGTAAAATTTCCAAAGTGATCCAAAAATGTTATGGAAATTGTTGTTGCCAATTGTTACTACATTTCTCATTGCTGGTGTCAGGGCTTTCTAGAAGAATTCAAATGTCTTTGCAGTTTCATAACCTGCAGTTCTCTGTGAACTTTGTAAGTGCTGAAATACCGCTGAATCATGGATCTGGAATCTATGTTAatattatgaaattaatttctggtgACAGTAGAGATAATTCTGTACCTGCACTTGCAGGTTAGTATAATGCACCTGTTGTTATATTTAAGTACTTCAGCTGACTTGTGTGTTGCCTGGCTCCTTCTATGCTGCTCTTGCAAATGCTTCAAAGGAGGAACACTTAAAATACACAGTATTAGGAAATGCAACTAATTGGTAGTTCTTTGCTATTTATTGCTGGGAGGCGAAATGTTCCCAGGGTCATGCTGCCAGAGAAATCTGAGAAGAAAACTAGAAGTCTCCGACTGACAGTGATCTGGTCTAGTCTGTGCTTTTATGCAAAGCAGAACTAACGCTCTCATGTTGCAGCTGAAGCAGTCTGTTTGCAGAACCCTGAAAACTGCGTCTCTGCTGTAGGcatttatattttgtaaatCACTGTTGTAACTAGACATTAAGCAACCAATATTTCCTAAAGACTGTGATGAGACAAAGCTATTGTTCTTCATTGCTGCCAAGGGAATGGGGAATCTACTGGAAATTGCCATAACTAAAAAGCTACAAATCAGAGCTTCTCAAGTCAAAATGTGAATAAGTCACAACCGTGGCTTCAAGTGACACGTTCCTTCCATTTGTGATTTTAAACTACCTTCTGGATAAGGAAAAACGAGGAGATGTTTGGAGCAGAATTTGTTCTGTGGTATGTATGGTTTGCAGAAAATAGGAGGGAAGTGAATGTGGTGAGCCAAGACGGACAGCAAGGGAGGCAGAGCAGTGTGATACCTTCATGAATCACTGTTTAAAGGCCAATCCCAATGCTTTTAAGAAGT from Falco biarmicus isolate bFalBia1 chromosome 3, bFalBia1.pri, whole genome shotgun sequence carries:
- the ANKRD46 gene encoding ankyrin repeat domain-containing protein 46 isoform X1 — encoded protein: MSYVFVNDSSQTNVPLLQACIDGDFNYSKRLLESGFDPNIRDSRGRTGLHLAAARGNVDICQLLHKFGADLLATDYQGNTALHLCGHVDTIQFLVSNGLKIDICNHQGATPLVLAKRRGVNKDVIRLLESLEEQEVKGFNRGAHSKLETMQTAESESAMESHSLLNPNLQQGEGVLSSFRTTWQEFVEDLGFWRVLLLIVVIALLSLGIAYYVSGVLPFVENQPELVH
- the ANKRD46 gene encoding ankyrin repeat domain-containing protein 46 isoform X2 gives rise to the protein MSYVFVNDSSQTNVPLLQACIDGDFNYSKRLLESGFDPNIRDSRGRTGLHLAAARGNVDICQLLHKFGADLLATDYQGNTALHLCGHVDTIQFLVSNGLKIDICNHQGATPLVLAKRRGVNKDVIRLLESLEEQEVKGFNRGAHSKLETMQTAESERYMACCGDHPHRGRTQAFHHPNLPQMPPASPLAQKTLLEKWMSYSWKTTVSPKALAAFLAQ